The Saccharomycodes ludwigii strain NBRC 1722 chromosome II, whole genome shotgun sequence genome window below encodes:
- the GAA1 gene encoding GPI-anchor transamidase subunit GAA1 (similar to Saccharomyces cerevisiae YLR088W | GAA1 | GPI Anchor Attachment), with the protein MSLLEKLHRRAANSGLITKAITSLPKLSKLFTIVGILWLCVYLPAEGNFRNTYFSENALMPNQAYSYFRETEWNIVRGYRSEITKIINDTDIRNTVVSDWLNDIVGVKTAIHHNSRYGDTLYGILNAQRGDGTEAMVLAAPWQNSEGDLNTSGVSVAIALLRFFSRWPVWSKNIILVLSDNSNVALRNWVEAYHTSLDLTGGSIEASIVLDYPGTSDYIDFIELYYTGLNGDLPNLDLVNVAVSVIEHEGLKVSLNGIKNFQARDFQARLETLLLGVEKMALAGVGEPIMGHECFSGWRIQSVTVKAKGDKGPADVTTFGRIVEASFRSVNNLLEKFHQSFFFYILLAPKWFISIASYLPAAIFISISYALASLNAIVNNEFSSLPMSSTHNIQALLLLGCCLIFTFVLSRGFSLVICNRGNEHTYNVLMTSVLLGSQLFLSNLKSLTKLIIKPELGYRLKCFAYLFFSVVLTSLLVLNFSLSYVISILAFPMTLLVSSNSILKNKVFLIISNPFISTFIATSLIKNTLQWNIFCQLVEAWKDLGCFTWFVICIGWYTPWLMVALSDCNETLNKIEHKSNINKQE; encoded by the coding sequence ATGTCACTATTGGAAAAACTACATAGGCGAGCTGCCAATTCAGGTCTAATAACAAAAGCCATAACATCATTACCAAAACTATCAAAGCTCTTCACAATCGTTGGTATATTATGGCTATGTGTTTATTTACCAGCGGAAGGTAATTTTAGAAACACCTATTTTAGTGAAAATGCACTAATGCCAAACCAAGCTTATAGTTATTTTAGAGAAACCGAATGGAACATAGTAAGAGGATATAGATCTGAAATTactaaaataattaatgatACAGATATAAGAAACACTGTTGTATCTGACTGGTTAAACGATATAGTTGGTGTTAAAACTGCAATTCATCACAATTCCCGTTATGGTGATACATTGTATGGTATATTAAACGCTCAACGAGGTGATGGTACTGAAGCAATGGTTTTAGCTGCTCCCTGGCAAAATTCGGAGGGAGATTTAAACACAAGTGGTGTTTCGGTAGCAATTGCTCTTTTAAGGTTTTTTTCAAGGTGGCCCGTTTGGTCCAAGAATATCATCTTAGTATTAAGtgataatagtaatgtTGCGTTGAGAAATTGGGTGGAAGCTTATCACACTTCGTTGGATCTAACTGGTGGCTCAATTGAAGCCAGCATTGTGTTAGATTATCCAGGTACTAGTGATTATATAGATTTCATAGAGCTTTATTATACTGGGCTAAATGGAGATTTACCTAACTTAGATTTAGTTAATGTTGCAGTTTCCGTTATTGAACACGAAGGTTTAAAAGTATCATTGAACGGTATCAAGAATTTCCAAGCAAGAGATTTCCAAGCAAGATTGGAAACCTTGTTATTAGGCGTCGAGAAGATGGCCTTGGCGGGGGTAGGAGAACCAATAATGGGGCATGAATGTTTTAGTGGTTGGAGAATACAATCAGTAACTGTAAAAGCTAAAGGTGATAAGGGGCCAGCGGACGTTACCACATTTGGTAGAATTGTTGAAGCCTCGTTCAGATCTGTTAATAACTTGCTAGAAAAATTTCATCAatcctttttcttctatATATTATTGGCACCTAAATGGTTTATCTCGATTGCTAGTTACTTACCAGCTGCCATATTCATTTCAATTTCGTATGCATTAGCATCGTTGAATGCGATTGTGAATAATGAATTCTCGTCGCTACCAATGTCCTCGACCCATAACATCCAAgctttgttattattgggaTGTTGTTTGATTTTTACATTTGTTCTAAGTAGGGGATTTTCTCTGGTTATATGTAATAGAGGTAATGAACATACATATAATGTTTTGATGACATCTGTATTACTAGGTTCTCAGTTATTTTTGTCAAATTTAAAGAGTCTAACCAAATTGATAATTAAGCCTGAATTGGGTTATAGATTAAAATGTTTTGCGTATCTATTTTTTAGTGTTGTATTGACTTCCTTATTGGTTTTGAATTTTTCGTTATCCTatgttattagtattttaGCATTTCCCATGACTTTATTAGTTAGTTCAAATtcgattttaaaaaataaagtatttttgattatatcCAATCCATTTATCTCTACTTTTATTGCTACcagtttaataaaaaatacattgCAATGGAATATTTTCTGTCAATTAGTAGAAGCATGGAAAGATCTAGGTTGTTTTACTTGGTTTGTTATTTGTATTGGTTGGTATACACCATGGTTAATGGTTGCGCTTTCTGATTGTAATGAAACACTTAATAAGATAGAACATAAAagcaatattaataaacaagagtaa
- the CSF1 gene encoding Csf1p (similar to Saccharomyces cerevisiae YLR087C | CSF1 | Cold Sensitive for Fermentation) → MVSLTITSSSNTYNFSWVFLLDWILMVVLSLSTFFYFGRAIAYIFTKILDLIVSKIFKVKISIQSIGISFLGGRIFVKNLTITTKDLTISILKGDLTWRYWVFQPKRPSIFIKNKNPLKNKELLSRYFINIEGLEIFVYNRTCAYENIIKNTLTENEKEQLRKLFPNIDYIINMNNETNDKDDSKDTHASSNSNSSISNSSNSNSGTHNDSNINSSDNTNNFSLKFLPIEFNIKSGSLVFGNIYTPSVLVLYWDSCNGIIDAFDCENPLDPFKMKYTIVQNRAKLTLKPNALYENEQYTSVPNKKGLKNRLWNTFKHVLLSALPHEGSHANRNKFSYHYRRGDKKINPGAQQRQFVEHWKGLSMYTNDDDDLDNFLENEVQFFASRQHEYSKHSKVVECEQVTYSYSYDIPGKVPFDNEMVSTSAQIPGPAVGNGGTAPEQRLDIELCGAQIYYGPWTHRQLMPIKKMLAPSITRDSKPATKLKPNDTRIYTSFKLLIEITDTSTLRIPTREFSKDDEFIKQYAESKNLLRPFGWIDIELNSTSSLFFDFALCPTEDEFINTFSIELKEPIFSSSVNHDIFFKADYHNITADISMPLKWNNKYTWTFNQITNNVDLFLLRDHVTLLSDLLQDFATDTEVSYELFRPYEHVFYWKFNDGYKINMNVNDANLINNPVDFNENCYLTFSGETGVIDINIPNDNIAALHKIFYFKVRTPLWCLSLSSPSWSTIKAFMPDTEVARSRHFRLDGYYQSFLNIDIGNVDKIVMECDSDNTTLICYGFAFRYFMNLQSNIFGKFTHFKTTEEFKEQVQETERNKCSNNDDKFYFNGGNNSSTDLNRDSKLEDFIENFAVKRSGLKRKSNEMDAWITFCVKDGCIAIPEYLFTDDSLLGLHFNSLEIDMRYLNYYMDLQFDMLPVYFKKSTVRDCSCIFDIVKEFNGTVPDIDGTLSEFSFHAHRLFGLPPEESTYFCKWDFSLGVLELCSDIKFFKSFINAVSKIGFSYHDSENTLIYDIAKTYDVTSLTLQLESLAIVIEEKDLKAGIDFRLSDVSLSSIDLANDKYSSRLDVVMPEISLSVFMSDMNTLTFSTHLRFTKFNIEKNPRSDQRSQLKHILMNDAAFHRCWFLMPRELRESYFYNELLGCIPPSMSIPSLIVPFVPETVDIIIDKFLQRYPSYRDLLFEDNSTDANNNMNGSFYMDDNMMQDNIDHEKYKTHEAETFIFNFGEIKLYFNISVLSFLFSLYDNYTLEDLNNLADMIEINIVKPLTKSTLGNSFIKETNFVTPKISISMAYQFPGDEEKSFDSLFNFEMENISFLCSIMKTYDVEEHKRLKYNENFTCKVFVPITKFSFENNDMKKLEKNKFSIFIEDCEVMYTKTAEGKIHVNCKSFNIFSNSSDIEQIILIGKSCTHYFSQQKKLLDKVSQRNACIKRELILQIMVASEKYNINYDPPVITRLSNIVRLSRAHVRENPSWRMVIRIRHILKHLPQSWKDITGNYINFCEYTDPHVASKMFLKVFSNWKNIEHHGIKETYIFKKLFLDHNFEFCMNECIHTTAVIKLDRFYYESFMQKISEKDNLLIKSLEINFSDLLRNTELCFWQPADRFIYSPDNTFLIKIRHIKGNLGLPTFDLKLLISKELKVLSEGTKQPSSKDLAKVSSTYQLVTLIDKIDVSVQLEGVSLVFRSFGNTLSTLLDLSHFSTVITFVNSELWLRDTNRTIFENFISNASIEYSSIENSPNFSHSLTTSFNGVSFKAMESTQVYILTYRKIMSIFTLLSKKADTIARDITKKQSKKPLKKLLLNLNMSQFDFSVQLLTAFVFNQHVDSLELNSDDLNSLSFGVEIDGYNYDIRSKRFRQTYLLYSQSKLRFSVNEKLESNSTIIDIFLSLGFIKATFADPHNVLHSLLYDKNVALKSFKLLKNVIDGESKSTQPESAKGNNKKLFNLFVEAEYIGLLLDEVEYQLCLELNSITAGLRNYLFSDDSFVCTPELLGHLSAPSICLLLKDPELSSKLSQILDFSFSCSLGQDSIEQLRTIQVESNHFRVCLCPQSFVRSLWFVDQISTTFKQLDLLNIAKPSNNMPSSPLASIELSERFKSIQVLSYDFCIGWLYNGVNVDLLLDDDADSGVVFGYNKLFSAHEEKLGKLTVVNTYFSVATGNTSSTFYLLKEHIHTFNRSFLPYMQVSYWFIKKQGTLHDLHLKISGSQLRAVIVESIMESAQKLVKSLLEVQRSEKQFMAENIRLSKGKREEEKEEGDGNSEQEIFKGTLTFLTNIQAIHCKMDYEGSICDIYSVNSVVTESQPTISLHSPKMKVAIKYLHSFENIKQPHIIKSFISFGNSDNIIYPTSVLSLHRIFMDARNLMSMVSTGKRETTTTTTKKSGAEFDYQKLLKGFDVSCFLNIKRQNLSFSCEPKAKIKAILGFDGVKVRAFTNSLDPMNSVSIALNFINIHAELQHIFSREVSTSFNLSYFDTIFILTHETTFETFATTLFQDVYIYLDLNQFQDLKLFLDIWTPHSKITSAKEETTKAVPSNFKEKIKKVSTTSGFAWNHIFIVDNMQGRVELGPSLCSLNVLNNRLSASVHHYIDWRQYLLLTVEDVKISANGRLGGSFIIQNFVWNSKIKWPVNKNDSNKNPLIYLSIGLETLEGKLSLDYHMFLISNANDLSLTLYNEHDEFDVLQDLLVASAECKKIELFTTVLATSNILNIYDTISRLHLDNRTSYDEVLKDSDTKNRKKEDVDETLANYLSLLRTDLSVRLGEFYVQVFPNTLYDPMVLVIHNDVTSAHVSINGQERIRTELELYTHNLSVKLSDTKYKFVEEQIANISAKNFIKEARKASGGTIFVFPSITISMTTWQNLGSNRIELIYSSSFGGKVSIRWNLGSINFIRELWTAHARSLSLRHDEKRIEEREEKILDHDTDNEKQEVPFFEDENFDEKLKEVKLDDKYVYEPLVLPHIETPQIKDLGGATPPIEWFGVNRQNFPGMVHQIILVPLQHLIRQSEKEYARILGSA, encoded by the coding sequence ATGGTTTCACTAACTATAACAAGTTCATCCAATACATACAATTTTAGTTGGGTTTTCCTTCTAGATTGGATTTTAATGGTagttttatcattatctacttttttctattttggAAGGGCTATAGCCTacatttttacaaaaatactGGATTTGATAGTGTCGAAAATATTCAAAGTTAAAATATCTATTCAGTCCATTGGTATATCTTTTTTGGGTGGAAGgatatttgttaaaaatttaaccaTCACCACTAAGGatttaacaatttcaatattaaaaggCGATTTAACTTGGAGATACTGGGTTTTCCAGCCCAAGAGACCGAGCAtattcattaaaaataagaatcccttgaaaaacaaagaacTTCTATCCAGGtattttataaacattGAAGGTTTagaaatttttgtttataacaGAACCTGTGCatatgaaaatataataaaaaatactttgACAGAAAACGAAAAGGAACAGTTACGGAAATTGTTCCCCAACATTGActatataataaacatgAATAACGAAACAAATGACAAAGATGACTCAAAGGATACCCATGCTTCTagcaatagtaatagtagcATCAGTAATAGTAGCAATAGCAATAGCGGTACTCACAATGATAGTAACATTAACAGTTCTGATAATacaaacaatttttcattgaaGTTTCTTCCAATagaatttaatataaaatccGGTTCCCTAgtttttggaaatatatatacgcCTTCAGTATTGGTTTTATATTGGGATAGCTGTAATGGTATAATAGATGCATTTGATTGCGAAAACCCTCTGGATCCATTCAAAATGAAATATACCATCGTTCAAAATAGAGCAAAGTTAACTTTGAAGCCAAATGCATTATACGAAAATGAACAATACACCTCAGttccaaataaaaagggTCTGAAGAATAGATTATGGAACACCTTTAAACACGTCTTGCTAAGCGCTTTACCTCATGAGGGATCGCATGCCAATCGGAACAAATTTAGCTATCATTATCGTAGGGgagacaaaaaaattaatcctGGAGCTCAACAAAGACAATTTGTAGAACATTGGAAAGGGCTATCGATGTATAccaatgatgatgatgatttggataattttttggaaaacgAGGTCCAGTTTTTCGCAAGCCGTCAACACGAATATTCAAAACACTCCAAAGTTGTAGAATGTGAGCAAGTGACTTACTCATACTCCTATGACATACCAGGGAAGGTTCCCTTTGACAATGAAATGGTTTCAACCAGCGCCCAGATACCTGGTCCGGCTGTGGGTAATGGTGGAACTGCACCCGAACAAAGACTAGACATTGAGCTATGTGGGGCACAAATATATTACGGACCTTGGACTCACAGACAGCTAATGCCCATTAAGAAAATGCTAGCACCTTCTATTACTAGGGATTCTAAACCGGCTACTAAGCTTAAGCCAAATGATACAAGAATATACACCTCTTTTAAGCTTCTTATAGAAATAACAGATACTTCGACTTTAAGAATACCAACGAGAGAATTTAGCAAAGATGATGAGTTTATCAAACAATACGCTGAATCCAAAAACCTTTTACGTCCGTTTGGGTGGATTGACATTGAATTAAATTCCACTTCCTCAttgttttttgattttgctCTGTGCCCAACAGAGGACGAATTTATTAATACGTTTAGTATCGAACTTAAAgaaccaattttttcttcaagtGTGAACCacgatatttttttcaaagcaGATTATCATAACATAACAGCAGATATCAGTATGCCCCTAAAATGGAATAACAAGTACACTTGGACATTTAACCAAATCACCAACAATGTGGacttgtttttattaagaGATCACGTGACCTTATTGTCAGACCTACTACAAGATTTTGCTACTGACACAGAGGTTAGCTATGAGTTATTTAGGCCGTATGAACATGTATTTTATTGGAAATTCAATGATGGATATAAGATCAATATGAACGTTAATGATGCTAATTTGATCAATAACCCAGTAGATTTTAACgaaaattgttatttgaCGTTTAGCGGTGAGACAGGGGTTattgatataaatattccTAATGACAATATTGCGGCATTACAtaagattttttatttcaaggTGAGGACACCGTTATGGTGTCTATCACTAAGTTCTCCTTCATGGAGCACAATTAAGGCCTTTATGCCTGACACTGAAGTTGCTAGATCGCGCCATTTTAGGCTGGATGGATATTATCAgagttttttaaatattgataTAGGGAATGTTGATAAAATTGTAATGGAGTGTGATAGTGATAATACGACATTGATTTGTTACGGTTTTGCATTTCGATATTTCATGAATTTGCAatccaatatttttggCAAGTTTAcacattttaaaacaacCGAAGAATTCAAGGAACAAGTTCAGGAAAcagaaagaaataaatgtaGCAATAATGATGacaaattttatttcaatgGAGGTAACAATTCTTCAACTGACTTAAATAGGGATTCAAAATTGGAAGATTTTATAGAAAATTTTGCTGTGAAAAGATCAGgcttaaaaagaaaatcaaacGAAATGGATGCCTGGATCACCTTTTGTGTAAAAGACGGTTGCATCGCCATACCAGAGTATTTATTCACAGATGATTCCTTACTAGGGTTGCATTTCAATTCTTTGGAGATAGATATGAGATATCTAAATTATTACATGGATTTGCAATTCGATATGTTGCCcgtttattttaaaaaaagcaCAGTACGAGACTGTAGTtgtatttttgatattgtGAAAGAATTTAACGGCACTGTACCAGATATTGACGGAACGCTATCTGAATTCAGTTTCCATGCTCATAGACTATTTGGTTTACCGCCAGAAGAATCAActtatttttgtaaatggGACTTCAGTTTGGGTGTTTTAGAATTATGCTCAgatatcaaattttttaaatcgtTTATTAATGCGGTCTCGAAAATCGGATTTAGTTATCATGATTCGGAAAACACTTTGATTTACGATATAGCCAAAACTTACGACGTGACATCTCTTACACTTCAATTAGAAAGCTTGgctattgttattgagGAAAAAGACTTAAAGGCTGGCATTGACTTTAGACTTTCAGATGTTTCTTTATCTTCGATAGATTTGGCTAATGACAAGTATTCATCAAGGCTTGATGTTGTCATGCCTGAGATCTCCCTGTCCGTTTTTATGTCTGATATGAATACCTTAACCTTTAGTACACATTTACGGTTTACTAAATTCAACATAGAGAAAAATCCTAGAAGTGACCAAAGAAGTCAATTGAAACATATCTTGATGAATGATGCAGCCTTCCACAGATGCTGGTTTTTAATGCCTAGAGAGTTGCGCGAAAGTTACTTTTATAACGAGTTATTGGGGTGTATTCCGCCAAGTATGTCTATACCTTCGTTGATCGTACCCTTTGTACCAGAGACAGTGGACATCATCATTGATAAGTTTTTACAACGTTATCCATCATACAGAGATCTTTTATTCGAAGACAATTCCACTGatgcaaataataatatgaacGGTTCATTTTATATGGATGATAACATGATGCAAGATAATATAGATCacgaaaaatataaaacacaTGAAGCAGAAacgtttatttttaattttggcGAGATTAAATTGTATTTCAATATTTCagttttatcatttttattcagCTTGTATGATAATTACACATTGGAAGATCTCAACAACTTGGCGGATATGATAGAAATCAACATTGTTAAGCCTTTAACTAAAAGCACTTTGGGGAATTcttttataaaagaaaCCAACTTTGTGAcaccaaaaatatcaatcaGCATGGCTTATCAATTTCCAGGTGACGAGGAAAAAAGCTTtgattctttatttaattttgaaatggaaaacatttcatttttatgttCCATCATGAAAACTTATGACGTAGAGGAACATAAGAGACTCAAGTATAACGAAAATTTTACCTGCAAAGTCTTTGTGCCAATTACAaagttttcttttgaaaataatgatatgaAGAAATTggagaaaaataaattcagTATATTTATCGAGGACTGTGAGGTGATGTACACGAAAACTGCTGAGGGGAAGATCCATGTCAACTGTAAAagctttaatattttttcgaATTCAAGTGATATTGAACAAATAATACTTATCGGGAAATCCTGCACCCATTATTTTAGTCAACAAAAGAAGCTATTGGATAAAGTTTCCCAGCGAAACGCTTGCATAAAAAGGGAATTGATTTTACAAATCATGGTTGCTAgcgaaaaatataatattaattatgaTCCACCTGTGATTACAAGGTTGTCAAACATTGTTCGTTTATCTAGGGCGCATGTAAGAGAGAATCCTAGTTGGAGGATGGTAATTAGGATACGccatattttaaaacatttacCTCAGTCTTGGAAGGATATAACAGGTAACTACATAAACTTTTGTGAATACACCGACCCACATGTGGCCTccaaaatgtttttaaaagttttttctaattggaaaaatattgaGCATCATGGCATAAAGgaaacatatatttttaaaaaattgtttttggatcataattttgaattttgcATGAACGAGTGTATACATACCACCGCAGTGATTAAGTTAGATAGGTTTTACTATGAATCGTTCATGCAAAAAATCTCGGAGAAGGATAATTTACTGATTAAATCGTTAGAGATCAATTTTTCAGATCTTTTGAGAAACACTGAGTTATGTTTTTGGCAGCCTGCAGacagatttatttattcaccAGATAACAcgtttttaataaagattaGACACATAAAGGGCAATCTAGGGTTGCCCACTTTTGATTTAAAGCTTTTGATTAGCAAAGAATTGAAAGTTTTATCCGAGGGGACGAAACAACCGTCTTCAAAGGATCTTGCAAAAGTATCCAGTACATATCAACTTGTTACACTAATTGATAAGATTGACGTGTCTGTTCAATTAGAGGGCGTTAGTTTAGTTTTTAGATCTTTTGGCAATACACTCAGTACACTATTAGATTTGTCTCATTTTTCAACCGTCATCACTTTTGTCAATTCTGAACTTTGGCTACGTGATACAAATAGAACGATCTTTGAGAATTTTATTAGTAATGCTAGTATTGAATATTCTTCAATTGAAAATTCCCCAAATTTTTCACATTCTTTGACTACCTCATTTAACGGTGTTTCTTTCAAGGCTATGGAATCAACCcaagtttatattttgacGTATAGAAAGATTATGTCAATTTTCACTTTATTATCTAAAAAGGCTGATACTATAGCAAGGGATatcacaaaaaaacaatctaAAAAACCgctgaaaaaattattattaaatttgaacATGTCACAGTTTGATTTTAGCGTACAATTACTTACTGCCTTTGTGTTCAATCAACATGTGGACTCTTTGGAATTGAATTCAGATGATCTCAATTCATTATCTTTTGGTGTTGAAATAGATGGTTATAATTATGACATTAGGTCTAAAAGATTTAGACAaacatatttattatattctCAATCTAAGTTGCGCTTTTCTGTTAATGAGAAATTAGAATCCAACAGCACaattattgatatatttttatcattggGATTTATCAAGGCAACCTTTGCAGATCCTCATAACGTATTACACAGTCTATtatatgataaaaatgtGGCCTTAAAAAGCTTCaagctattaaaaaatgtgaTTGACGGGGAGTCTAAATCTACGCAGCCAGAATCGGCAAAAggcaataataaaaagctatttaatttatttgttgaagCTGAGTATATTGGCCTATTATTAGATGAGGTTGAATACCAACTATGCTTGGAACTTAACTCAATAACTGCTGGTCTTAggaattatttattttcagaCGATTCCTTCGTGTGTACTCCTGAATTACTAGGACATCTCTCAGCACCAAGCATATGCCTATTACTAAAAGATCCTGAATTATCTTCTAAATTGTCTCaaattttagatttttccttttcatgTTCATTAGGACAAGACAGCATTGAACAATTAAGAACAATTCAAGTCGAAAGCAACCATTTTAGAGTGTGTTTATGTCCACAATCTTTTGTTAGATCGCTCTGGTTTGTTGATCAGATCTCAACAACTTTCAAACAGCTTGATCTACTTAACATAGCCAAGCCCAGCAATAATATGCCTTCATCCCCATTAGCCTCCATTGAGTTAAGCGAAAGATTCAAATCAATCCAGGTACTTTCTTACGATTTTTGCATTGGTTGGCTATACAACGGTGTTAATGTCGATCTGTTGTTAGATGACGATGCGGACAGTGGTGTTGTATTTGGCTATAACAAATTGTTTTCTGCTCACGAAGAAAAGCTTGGGAAGTTAACTGTGGTAAACACCTATTTTTCGGTTGCTACGGGCAACACGTCTTCAACCTTTTATCTTCTTAAAGAGCATATTCATACATTTAATAGAAGCTTTTTACCTTATATGCAGGTTTCCTATtggtttataaaaaaacaggGTACTCTGCATGATTTACATTTGAAAATAAGTGGTAGTCAATTGCGTGCTGTTATTGTGGAATCAATCATGGAATCTGCTCAGAAACTTGTCAAATCGTTGTTAGAAGTACAAAGGTCAGAGAAACAATTTATGGCTGAAAATATTAGATTATCCAAGGGGAAGCGtgaggaagaaaaagaagagggGGATGGAAATAGCGAAcaagaaatatttaaaggtaccttaacatttttaaccAACATTCAGGCTATACATTGTAAGATGGATTATGAGGGTAGCATTTGCGACATATACTCGGTAAACAGTGTTGTAACCGAATCTCAACCTACCATTAGTTTACATAGTCCTAAAATGAAAGTTgcaattaaatatttacattcctttgaaaatattaaacaaCCACATATTATCAAATcgtttatttcttttggGAATTCGGACAACATTATATATCCCACTTCTGTACTTTCGTTACATAGGATATTCATGGATGCAAGGAACTTAATGTCTATGGTCAGCACGGGTAAAAGAGAGACAACAACTACCACCACTAAGAAATCGGGTGCTGAATTTGATTATCAGAAACTGCTAAAAGGCTTTGATGTCAGTTGTTTCTTGAATATCAAACGTCaaaatttatcatttaGTTGCGAGCCCAAAGCCAAAATTAAAGCCATTCTTGGGTTTGATGGTGTTAAAGTCAGGGCCTTTACCAATTCACTAGATCCTATGAACTCCGTCAGTATAGCTTtgaattttatcaatataCACGCTGAATTACAACACATTTTTTCCAGAGAGGTGAGTACATCTTTCAATTTATCATATTTTGATACGATTTTTATCTTGACGCATGAAACAACTTTTGAAACTTTTGCAACAACTTTATTTCAAgatgtttatatatatttagaCTTGAATCAGTTCCAGGatttaaagttatttttagatATTTGGACGCCTCATAGCAAAATTACAAGTGCCAAGGAGGAAACAACTAAAGCTGTTCCAAGTAAttttaaggaaaaaattaaaaaagtttcaaCAACTTCAGGATTTGCATGGAATCATATCTTTATTGTAGATAACATGCAAGGTAGAGTTGAGCTAGGACCAAGTTTATGTTCTTTAAACGTTCTGAATAACAGATTAAGTGCTTCAGTTCATCATTATATAGATTGGAGACAGTATTTGCTATTAACTGTTGAGGATGTAAAAATTAGCGCGAATGGTAGATTAGGTGGATCTTTTATAATCCAAAATTTTGTCTGGAACTCTAAGATTAAATGGCCGGTTAACAAAAATGATTCCAACAAAAATCccttaatttatttatctataGGTCTAGAGACTTTGGAAGGAAAATTGTCTTTGGACTACcatatgtttttaatttccaaTGCCAATGATTTATCCTTGACTTTATACAACGAACATGACGAGTTTGATGTTCTACAAGATCTGTTAGTTGCTTCAGCGGagtgtaaaaaaattgagttATTTACAACTGTATTAGCCACTTCTAATATACTAAATATTTATGATACTATATCCAGATTGCATTTAGATAATAGAACATCATATGATGAAGTTTTGAAAGACTCTGATACGAAAAATAGGAAGAAAGAAGATGTGGATGAGACCTTGGCCAATTATCTAAGTTTATTGCGTACTGATTTATCCGTAAGATTGGGTGAATTTTATGTTCAAGTTTTCCCCAATACGTTGTACGATCCAATGGTTTTGGTAATCCATAACGATGTTACATCGGCTCATGTTTCTATTAATGGTCAAGAAAGAATAAGAACAGAATTGGAGTTGTATACCCATAATTTGTCTGTAAAATTATCAGATACGAAATACAAGTTTGTTGAAGAACAAATAGCCAATATTTCAGccaaaaactttattaagGAGGCTAGAAAAGCTTCTGGCGGcactatttttgttttccccTCAATTACTATATCGATGACTACTTGGCAAAATCTTGGCTCCAATCGCATAGAATTGATATATAGTAGCAGTTTTGGTGGGAAAGTTAGTATAAGATGGAATTTGGGAtctataaattttatacgTGAATTGTGGACTGCACATGCCAGATCTTTAAGTTTAAGACACGATGAGAAAAGGATAGAGGAACGCGAAGAGAAAATATTAGATCATGATACTGATAACGAGAAGCAAGAAGTTCCATTTTTTGAGGACGAAAattttgatgaaaaattaaaagaggTTAAATTAGATGATAAGTATGTGTACGAACCATTGGTTTTACCACATATTGAAACGCCTCAAATTAAAGATTTGGGAGGCGCTACTCCTCCAATAGAATGGTTTGGGGTTAATCGACAAAATTTTCCAGGTATGGTTcatcaaattattttagTACCTTTACAGCATTTGATAAGGCAGTCAGAAAAGGAATATGCGAGAATATTAGGTAGTGCATAA